From one uncultured Paludibacter sp. genomic stretch:
- a CDS encoding conserved membrane hypothetical protein (Evidence 4 : Unknown function but conserved in other organisms), with product MEIFSTMEPLLKTFWFIAIPATVIFLIQTVMTFIGANSMDGIDADFDSDFSNXEAPFQLFSLRNLINFMLGFGWSGIAFYSTXKNSTLLIAFXVIIGILFVLLFFLIIRQLLKLAEDNSFDIRKTLNKSADVYLTIPEKRSGKGRVMVSVNGSVHELDAMTDGEKLLSNTAVKIVKIENDSILIVEKI from the coding sequence ATGGAAATATTTTCAACAATGGAACCGCTTTTGAAAACCTTTTGGTTTATAGCTATTCCAGCCACAGTTATCTTTTTGATACAAACTGTGATGACATTTATTGGAGCAAATTCGATGGATGGTATTGATGCTGATTTCGACAGTGATTTCAGTAACGNAGAAGCCCCATTCCAACTCTTTTCCCTTCGAAATTTAATCAACTTTATGCTGGGATTTGGCTGGTCTGGAATTGCATTTTATTCTACCNTAAAAAATTCCACNTTGCTTATTGCGTTTNCCGTAATTATTGGGATTTTATTCGTTTTATTATTCTTCTTAATTATCCGCCAATTATTAAAACTGGCGGAAGATAATTCTTTCGATATTCGTAAAACACTCAATAAGTCAGCCGATGTTTATCTTACCATTCCCGAAAAACGAAGTGGTAAAGGCAGAGTTATGGTGAGCGTGAATGGTTCGGTACACGAACTGGACGCAATGACCGATGGAGAAAAACTTCTATCGAACACCGCCGTAAAAATTGTAAAAATAGAAAATGACAGTATATTAATCGTAGAAAAAATTTAA
- the aspS gene encoding Aspartate--tRNA ligase — MFRTKNCGELRLSDVGNEVTLAGWVQRARKMGGMTFVDLRDRYGITQLVFNQDTNEELCDKANKLGREFVIQITGKVAERSSKNSNIPTGEIEILVESLSVLNEAKTPPFTIEDNTDGGDDIRMKFRYLDLRRNAVRANLELRHKMTIAVRHYLDKLGFLEVETPVLIGSTPEGARDFVVPSRMXPGQFYALPQSPQTLKQLLMVSGFXRYFQIVKCFRDEDLRADRQPEFTXIDCEMSFVEQDDVLNTFEGMTKYLXKELKGIEMTEPFLRMTXADAMXYYGSDKPDLRFEMKFVEXKDAVSGXDFSVFDDAEYVGGICAKGCXNYTRKQVDELTDFVKRPQIGXKGLVYIRXNEDGTLKSSIDKFYSEDDLKKIAGLFNAEKGDLILILAGAKTKTQKALCELRLXMGERLGLRNKNVFAPLWVMDFPLFEYSEEEQRFFAMHHPFTSPKPEDIHLLDINPGVVRANAYDMVINGVELGGGSIRIHDSKLQAKMFDLLGFTPEKAQAQFGFLMGAFQYGAPPHGGLAYGLDRFVSMFAGLDSIRDCIAFPKNNSGRDVMLDAPSEIDQSQLDELNLIVDIKQK, encoded by the coding sequence ATGTTTAGAACAAAAAATTGCGGCGAACTTCGCCTATCTGATGTAGGAAATGAGGTAACATTAGCAGGTTGGGTACAACGCGCTCGTAAAATGGGTGGAATGACGTTTGTTGATCTTCGCGACCGTTACGGCATAACACAATTGGTTTTTAATCAGGATACAAATGAAGAACTTTGCGACAAAGCAAATAAACTTGGTCGTGAATTTGTAATTCAAATTACCGGAAAGGTTGCCGAACGCAGCAGTAAAAACAGCAATATTCCTACCGGTGAAATAGAAATTTTGGTGGAGAGTTTGTCTGTGTTAAATGAAGCCAAAACTCCTCCCTTTACCATTGAGGATAATACCGATGGAGGTGATGATATCCGTATGAAATTCAGATATTTAGATTTGCGTCGTAATGCTGTGCGTGCTAATTTGGAACTTCGTCATAAAATGACCATTGCCGTACGTCATTATTTGGATAAACTTGGATTTTTAGAAGTGGAAACACCCGTNTTGATTGGNTCAACTCCGGAAGGNGCGCGCGATTTTGTTGTTCCATCCCGAATGAANCCGGGACAGTTTTATGCGCTTCCGCAATCGCCGCAAACGTTGAAACAATTGTTGATGGTTTCCGGTTTCGANCGTTATTTCCAGATTGTAAAATGTTTCCGCGATGAAGATTTGCGTGCCGATCGTCAACCTGAATTTACCCANATTGACTGCGAAATGTCNTTTGTAGAGCAAGATGATGTATTGAATACTTTTGAAGGAATGACAAAATATCTTTTNAAAGAGTTGAAAGGGATTGAAATGACCGAACCTTTTTTACGTATGACGTANGCCGATGCNATGANATATTACGGCTCAGATAAGCCCGATTTGCGTTTTGAAATGAAATTTGTAGAGTTNAAAGATGCGGTTTCGGGACANGATTTCAGCGTTTTTGATGATGCAGAATACGTTGGAGGTATTTGTGCCAAAGGTTGTNCAAACTATACACGCAAGCAGGTAGATGAATTGACNGATTTTGTGAAACGNCCGCAAATAGGANCGAAGGGATTGGTTTACATCCGCNACAACGAAGACGGTACATTAAAATCTTCTATTGATAAATTTTATTCAGAAGATGATTTGAAAAAGATTGCCGGTTTGTTCAACGCAGAAAAAGGAGATTTAATTTTGATTTTAGCCGGAGCTAAAACAAAGACACAAAAAGCNCTTTGCGAATTACGACTTGANATGGGAGAAAGATTGGGACTTCGCAATAAAAATGTATTTGCACCGCTTTGGGTGATGGATTTTCCATTATTTGAATATAGTGAAGAAGAGCAGCGTTTTTTTGCTATGCACCATCCGTTTACATCTCCAAAACCGGAAGATATTCATTTGTTGGATATAAATCCTGGAGTTGTTCGTGCTAACGCTTATGATATGGTTATTAATGGCGTGGAACTTGGAGGCGGTTCTATTCGTATTCACGACAGCAAGTTACAAGCTAAAATGTTTGATTTACTTGGCTTTACTCCTGAAAAAGCGCAGGCGCAATTTGGTTTTTTAATGGGTGCATTTCAGTATGGAGCGCCTCCGCATGGAGGTTTAGCGTATGGTTTGGATCGTTTTGTGTCTATGTTTGCAGGTTTGGACAGTATCCGAGATTGCATTGCTTTCCCGAAAAACAATTCCGGTCGAGATGTAATGCTTGATGCGCCGTCTGAAATAGACCAATCGCAATTGGATGAACTGAATTTAATTGTGGATATAAAACAAAAATAA
- the fabD gene encoding Malonyl CoA-acyl carrier protein transacylase: MKAYVFPGQGAQFVGMGKDLYDNSPVAREYFEKANEILGFRITDLMFEGTPEDLRQTKVTQPAVFLHSVISAIALGEDFKPEMVAGHSLGEFSALVAAKALTFEDGLKLVYARAMAMQKACEMEPSTMAAVLGLDDETVEEVCEQVNKENVVVAANYNSPGQLVISGSIEGIDKACEILKERGAKRALKLPVGGAFHSPLMEPARQELQTAIEKAIVSEPICPVYQNVNAYPQTDPVKIKENLIAQLTAPVRWTQTVKNMVTDGATVFVELGPGDVLKGLIKKISPEVEA; the protein is encoded by the coding sequence ATGAAAGCTTACGTATTTCCNGGTCAGGGAGCACAATTTGTAGGAATGGGAAAAGATTTATATGACAATTCACCCGTTGCCAGAGAGTATTTTGAAAAAGCAAACGAAATTTTAGGATTTCGCATTACCGATTTAATGTTTGAAGGAACTCCTGAAGACCTTCGTCAAACAAAGGTTACGCAACCTGCCGTATTTTTACATTCTGTTATTTCTGCCATTGCATTAGGCGAAGATTTTAAACCTGAAATGGTTGCCGGACATTCTTTGGGCGAATTTTCTGCTTTGGTTGCAGCAAAAGCGCTTACCTTTGAAGATGGATTAAAACTGGTTTATGCACGTGCTATGGCAATGCAAAAAGCGTGTGAAATGGAACCTTCTACTATGGCTGCCGTTCTTGGATTGGATGATGAAACCGTAGAAGAAGTTTGCGAACAAGTAAATAAAGAAAATGTAGTAGTAGCTGCAAATTATAATAGTCCGGGACAATTGGTTATTTCCGGCTCCATTGAAGGCATTGACAAAGCGTGTGAAATATTAAAAGAACGTGGCGCAAAACGTGCATTAAAACTTCCTGTGGGCGGAGCATTTCATTCTCCGTTGATGGAACCTGCACGACAAGAGCTTCAAACAGCAATTGAGAAAGCCATTGTAAGTGAACCGATTTGTCCGGTATATCAAAATGTGAACGCTTATCCGCAAACCGATCCGGTAAAAATCAAAGAAAATCTCATTGCACAGCTTACAGCTCCTGTGCGTTGGACACAAACAGTGAAAAATATGGTTACCGATGGTGCAACCGTATTTGTAGAACTTGGTCCCGGCGATGTTTTGAAAGGGTTAATTAAAAAAATCAGCCCGGAAGTAGAAGCGTAA
- a CDS encoding conserved hypothetical protein (Evidence 4 : Unknown function but conserved in other organisms) gives MEKPLLNNVDVFPTQEVLLEILGNTHPVYEKLIDIVQNEYQLSPEWNYYKDGKAWLCKVIFKKKTVFWLSVWDKYFRVTFYFTEKNVEAISNLAIDEQIKSKFTQNXPIGKLLPLTLEIYKEEQLKDLLKIIEYKKALK, from the coding sequence ATGGAAAAACCTTTGCTGAATAATGTGGACGTATTTCCTACACAAGAAGTACTTTTGGAAATACTGGGAAATACACATCCGGTTTATGAAAAGTTGATAGATATTGTACAAAATGAATATCAGTTATCGCCCGAATGGAATTATTATAAAGACGGTAAAGCGTGGTTGTGTAAAGTTATTTTCAAAAAGAAAACAGTGTTTTGGTTATCCGTTTGGGATAAATATTTTAGAGTAACTTTTTATTTTACGGAAAAAAACGTAGAGGCAATAAGTAATTTGGCTATAGATGAACAAATTAAAAGTAAATTCACACAAAATNANCCCATTGGAAAATTACTGCCTTTAACACTCGAAATATATAAAGAAGAACAACTTAAAGATTTATTAAAGATTATAGAATATAAAAAAGCGCTAAAATAA
- a CDS encoding hypothetical protein (Evidence 5 : Unknown function) produces MSAKEYVHKYFSTRLIINSHFSLTLTNQKTQYHGNIFNNGTAFENLLVYSYSSHSYLFDTNCDDIYWSKFDGWY; encoded by the coding sequence GTGTCAGCCAAAGAATATGTTCATAAATATTTTTCAACTCGATTAATTATTAATTCACATTTTTCTTTAACTTTGACAAACCAAAAAACACAATATCATGGAAATATTTTCAACAATGGAACCGCTTTTGAAAACCTTTTGGTTTATAGCTATTCCAGCCACAGTTATCTTTTTGATACAAACTGTGATGACATTTATTGGAGCAAATTCGATGGATGGTATTGA
- a CDS encoding 5'-nucleotidase, translating to MAYPIERKLVVAVSSSALFNLEKEEEIYEKEGLEAYKKHQIINKNKKLEKGIAFPFIKRFLNINNVYEEEKPVEVVLXSKNSPETGMRVFNSIKHYKLNITRAAFTSGASPYKYIPAYNVSLFLSTNQNDVLNAINANFPAGRILKTKVEDDDLDLELRVAFDFDGVIADDEAEKIYQDSNGQLDIYFDYETQHSNEPLNPGPLGDFFKKLSFFQKLESRKKELDKNYKKILKTAIITARNAPADERAINTLNSWTVDIDEMFLLGGIDKKRILEVFKPQLFFDDXLTHLDPKLENIPLVHIPFGIRNK from the coding sequence ATGGCATATCCAATTGAAAGGAAATTAGTTGTTGCTGTTTCCTCTAGTGCATTATTTAATTTAGAGAAGGAGGAGGAAATTTATGAAAAGGAAGGTTTAGAAGCATACAAAAAACACCAAATAATTAATAAAAATAAGAAACTTGAAAAAGGAATTGCTTTTCCATTTATAAAAAGGTTTTTAAATATAAACAACGTTTATGAGGAAGAAAAGCCTGTTGAAGTTGTTTTATTNTCTAAAAATAGTCCAGAAACAGGTATGAGAGTCTTCAACTCTATTAAACATTACAAATTAAATATTACTCGTGCAGCATTCACGTCTGGTGCATCTCCATATAAGTATATTCCAGCTTACAATGTTTCTCTTTTTTTGTCTACAAATCAAAACGATGTTTTAAATGCGATTAATGCCAATTTCCCCGCTGGTAGAATATTAAAAACCAAAGTAGAAGATGATGATTTAGACTTAGAATTAAGAGTTGCTTTTGACTTTGATGGTGTAATTGCTGACGATGAAGCAGAAAAAATATATCAAGATAGTAATGGTCAATTAGATATTTATTTTGATTATGAAACTCAACACAGTAACGAACCATTAAATCCAGGACCTTTAGGGGATTTTTTCAAAAAATTATCTTTTTTTCAAAAACTAGAATCAAGAAAAAAAGAATTAGATAAGAATTACAAAAAAATACTCAAAACAGCTATTATTACGGCAAGAAATGCCCCTGCTGATGAAAGAGCAATAAATACGTTAAACAGTTGGACAGTTGATATAGATGAAATGTTTTTATTAGGAGGAATAGATAAAAAAAGAATATTGGAAGTTTTCAAACCTCAATTATTTTTTGATGATCANTTAACGCATCTTGATCCCAAATTAGAAAATATACCACTTGTTCATATACCTTTTGGTATTAGAAACAAGTAA
- a CDS encoding Natural resistance-associated macrophage protein, which yields MFKFFRNIDKKGYNAQFGGLDILKYIGPGLLVTVGFIDPGNWASNLAAGADFGYKLLWMVTLSTVMLIVLQHNVAHLGIASGLCLSEAAAIHLKPRWAKLLLVSGMGASVSTSLAEILGGAIALDMLFNIPIRAGALLVMLFVFIMLFTNSYHKIEKWIIAFVSIXGLSFLYELSLVNIDWNYAITGWVTPSFPKGSMLVIMSVLGAVVMPHNLFLHSEVIQSRQWNLQDEKIIKKQLKFEFFDTLFAMGAGWAINSAMIILAAATFFHTKTPVSELQQAKDLLTPLLGSNASVIFAVALLFAGISSTITSGMAAGTIFAGMYKEPYDIKDNHSRIGVIISLVVAYLIILFINNPFNGLIISQMILSIQLPITIFSQVHLTSSEKVMGKYKNRPATKIILYLLGVIVTVLNVALLVSLVS from the coding sequence ATGTTCAAGTTTTTCAGAAATATAGATAAGAAAGGATATAACGCTCAATTTGGAGGGCTCGATATTTTGAAGTACATCGGTCCCGGACTTTTGGTTACGGTAGGATTTATCGATCCAGGAAATTGGGCTTCAAATTTGGCTGCCGGAGCCGATTTTGGATATAAACTATTATGGATGGTAACACTTTCTACTGTTATGCTGATAGTATTACAGCATAATGTAGCACATTTGGGAATTGCATCGGGACTTTGTTTGTCGGAAGCGGCAGCCATTCATCTCAAACCACGTTGGGCAAAATTATTACTTGTGTCGGGAATGGGAGCTTCTGTTTCTACTTCGCTGGCTGAAATTTTAGGAGGGGCAATTGCATTGGATATGCTTTTCAATATTCCGATTCGCGCGGGAGCTTTATTGGTAATGCTTTTTGTCTTTATTATGCTTTTCACAAATTCTTATCATAAAATTGAAAAATGGATTATTGCGTTTGTTTCCATTATNGGATTGTCTTTTTTATATGAACTTTCATTGGTAAATATAGATTGGAACTATGCTATTACCGGCTGGGTTACGCCAAGTTTTCCAAAAGGTTCTATGTTGGTAATAATGAGTGTGTTGGGAGCAGTTGTAATGCCTCACAATTTATTTCTTCACTCCGAAGTAATTCAAAGCCGCCAGTGGAATTTACAAGACGAAAAAATAATAAAAAAACAATTGAAATTTGAATTTTTCGATACGCTTTTTGCAATGGGAGCGGGCTGGGCAATAAACAGCGCTATGATTATTTTAGCTGCAGCTACTTTTTTTCACACCAAAACTCCTGTTTCCGAACTCCAGCAGGCAAAAGATTTACTTACGCCACTTTTGGGTAGCAACGCTTCGGTAATTTTTGCAGTAGCATTGCTTTTTGCCGGAATTTCTTCAACGATTACATCGGGAATGGCTGCCGGAACTATTTTTGCCGGAATGTACAAAGAACCATACGATATTAAAGACAACCATTCCAGAATCGGTGTAATTATTTCATTAGTAGTTGCTTATTTAATTATTTTGTTTATTAATAATCCGTTCAACGGATTAATTATTTCTCAGATGATATTAAGTATTCAACTCCCGATTACTATTTTCTCCCAAGTACATCTTACTTCTTCTGAAAAAGTGATGGGAAAATACAAAAACCGTCCCGCTACCAAAATTATTCTTTATTTGCTTGGAGTAATTGTAACTGTATTGAATGTGGCGTTATTGGTTAGTTTGGTAAGTTGA
- a CDS encoding conserved hypothetical protein (Evidence 4 : Unknown function but conserved in other organisms) has product MSALASPLLLIVVAAVVVFVTISALVSRYKRCPSDKILVVYGRTGGSSAKCIHGGGAFIWPVIQDYAYLDLKPLSIEANLTNALSRQNIRVDVPSRFTIAISTEPDTMNTAAERLLGLTSEKIQELAQDILFGQLRLVIATMTIEEINSDRDKFLDSISKTVDSELKKVGLRLINVNVTDIRDESGYIVALGKEAAAKAINEAKISVAEQERIGETGKAVADKDREINIAVAKKDEFIGKAEADRDTRVKTSEANAQAVKGENNAKVEIAQSDAARRQKEAEALKLAVASEKVQEAKALEEAYVAEQLAEKARAERERATQNANVVVHAEIEKQKAIIEAQAQAERIRVQAKGEADAIFAKMEAEAKGLLEILSKQAEGYKGVVAAAGGDPTKAFQLLLIEKLPELVKTQVEAIKNLKIDKVTVWDSGNNENGKGSTANFVAGLMKSVPPLNELFNMAGLKLPTYLGEEAEKEEKIEKAAEKEEIKNAEKPPKAEPTEVKQPQGEKPDKKDDKK; this is encoded by the coding sequence ATGAGCGCATTAGCATCACCATTATTGCTTATCGTAGTAGCTGCGGTAGTAGTTTTTGTAACCATTTCGGCATTGGTTTCGCGTTATAAGCGTTGTCCTTCCGATAAGATTTTAGTTGTTTACGGACGCACCGGAGGTTCTTCCGCCAAATGTATTCACGGTGGAGGCGCATTTATTTGGCCTGTGATACAAGATTATGCTTATCTCGATTTGAAGCCGCTTTCCATCGAAGCCAATTTGACTAACGCTTTGAGCCGTCAAAATATTCGTGTGGACGTTCCAAGCCGTTTTACAATCGCTATTTCTACCGAACCCGATACTATGAATACCGCTGCGGAAAGATTATTAGGTTTAACATCGGAAAAAATTCAGGAATTGGCACAAGATATTCTTTTCGGACAGCTTCGTTTAGTAATTGCCACAATGACGATTGAAGAGATTAATTCCGACCGTGATAAATTTCTGGACAGCATCTCTAAAACAGTGGACTCCGAACTGAAAAAAGTAGGTTTACGACTTATTAACGTAAACGTAACCGATATTAGAGACGAATCCGGATATATTGTTGCTCTTGGAAAAGAAGCGGCTGCCAAAGCCATCAACGAAGCTAAAATCAGTGTGGCAGAACAAGAAAGAATCGGAGAAACCGGTAAAGCTGTGGCAGACAAAGACCGTGAAATAAACATCGCCGTAGCCAAAAAAGACGAATTTATCGGGAAAGCCGAAGCCGACCGCGATACGCGTGTAAAGACTTCTGAAGCCAATGCACAAGCNGTAAAAGGTGAGAACAATGCTAAAGTGGAAATTGCACAATCGGATGCTGCTCGCCGTCAGAAAGAAGCAGAAGCATTAAAATTAGCGGTTGCATCAGAAAAAGTTCAGGAAGCAAAAGCGCTTGAAGAAGCGTATGTGGCAGAACAATTGGCTGAAAAAGCGCGCGCAGAACGCGAACGTGCGACACAAAATGCAAACGTAGTGGTTCATGCAGAAATTGAAAAGCAAAAAGCCATCATAGAAGCACAAGCTCAAGCGGAACGTATCCGCGTGCAAGCAAAAGGAGAAGCGGACGCTATTTTTGCAAAAATGGAAGCAGAAGCAAAAGGGTTGCTTGAAATACTTAGCAAACAAGCAGAAGGTTACAAAGGCGTAGTTGCCGCTGCCGGAGGCGATCCTACAAAAGCATTTCAATTGCTGCTTATCGAAAAATTGCCTGAACTGGTTAAAACACAAGTGGAAGCCATTAAAAATCTTAAGATTGATAAAGTTACGGTTTGGGATTCGGGAAATAATGAAAACGGTAAAGGTTCCACAGCAAATTTTGTTGCCGGTTTAATGAAAAGCGTTCCACCATTGAATGAACTCTTCAATATGGCAGGATTAAAACTTCCAACCTACTTGGGTGAAGAAGCAGAAAAAGAAGAAAAGATTGAAAAAGCAGCAGAAAAAGAAGAAATAAAAAACGCAGAAAAACCACCAAAAGCTGAACCGACAGAAGTAAAACAGCCCCAAGGAGAAAAACCGGATAAAAAAGACGATAAGAAATAA
- a CDS encoding Oxidoreductase domain protein, whose product MILKNEKIKWGILGTGWIARKFAEALAVADNCVLVAVGSRTKKSAEEFATTYHINKVYGSYEELVKDTEVDVVYVATPHNLHXENTLLAXXNGKHVLCEKPIGVNLNEVNEMFRVAAXKKXFLMEALWSRFLPHIIKVKELIEAGTIGDIKLLTATFCIRSENGPEHRHYNIDLCGGTILDIGIYNIFLSIFLLGKPERLSAVATLNNQGVDVNCSYSFTYPNQTLSVMYSSFLANPDVAAEIHGTKGTIKLSHLWFCPNGIELILQDGSKEFFTFDIKGNGYEFEAEEVAKCLYEGKTTSELWSSDHSRLLVEMMDNIRQQCGVVYPAHDFVNKSSHL is encoded by the coding sequence GTGATTTTAAAAAATGAAAAAATAAAATGGGGAATACTGGGCACAGGATGGATAGCCCGGAAATTTGCAGAAGCATTGGCGGTAGCAGATAACTGTGTATTGGTAGCTGTCGGTTCACGCACAAAAAAAAGCGCCGAAGAATTTGCAACAACTTATCACATAAACAAGGTGTATGGTTCGTATGAGGAATTGGTAAAAGATACGGAAGTAGATGTGGTTTACGTTGCCACTCCCCATAATTTGCACTTNGAAAATACTTTACTTGCGNTGAANAACGGAAAACACGTCCTTTGCGAGAAACCCATCGGNGTTAATCTAAATGAAGTAAATGAAATGTTTCGTGTGGCAGCCGANAAAAAANTATTTTTGATGGAAGCCCTTTGGAGCCGTTTTCTTCCTCATATTATTAAAGTTAAAGAACTGATTGAAGCGGGTACTATAGGCGACATAAAATTACTAACCGCTACTTTTTGCATTCGTTCCGAAAATGGTCCCGAACACAGACATTATAACATTGATTTATGTGGAGGAACTATTCTNGATATCGGTATCTACAATATTTTCTTGTCGATTTTTCTGTTAGGAAAACCGGAACGTTTATCAGCTGTGGCTACGCTGAATAATCAAGGTGTGGATGTAAATTGTAGTTACAGTTTCACTTATCCTAATCAGACTTTGTCTGTAATGTATTCATCGTTTCTGGCAAATCCGGATGTTGCTGCCGAAATTCACGGAACAAAAGGTACTATAAAATTAAGTCATTTGTGGTTTTGCCCCAATGGAATTGAATTAATCTTGCAAGATGGTTCTAAAGAATTTTTTACTTTTGATATAAAAGGAAACGGNTATGAATTTGAAGCGGAAGAAGTGGCGAAATGTTTATATGAAGGAAAAACAACCAGTGAATTATGGAGTTCCGATCATAGCCGATTATTAGTTGAAATGATGGATAATATTCGTCAACAATGCGGAGTGGTTTATCCGGCTCACGATTTTGTAAACAAATCTTCTCATTTGTAA
- a CDS encoding conserved hypothetical protein (Evidence 4 : Unknown function but conserved in other organisms) — protein MNASKTYQLTDFLPTTKKEVELRGWDELDVILFSGDAYVDHPSFGSAVIGRVLEAEGLRVAIVPQPNWQDDLRDFKKLGKPRMFFAVTAGNMDSMVNHYTANKRLRSDDAYTPDARAHARPDYAVVVYSNILKKLYPDMPIVIGGIEASLRRVTHYDYWSDKLMPSILVDSKADFLVYGMGEKSVRELIKQLREGKTLSEITDIPQTSFLSNTIPENKVETIELVSHEICLKDKKKYTSNFRVVEEESNRMNGKRLIQRVGDKYIIINPMYSPWLQQELDETFKLPFTRLPHPKYKGKTIPAYEMIKFSVNLHRGCFGGCAFCTISAHQGKFIVSRSKDSILNEVKEITKLPDFKGNLSDLGGPSANMYQMQGKELSICEKCKRPSCIHPKVCPNLDINHSALTDIYRSVDKLPNIKHSFIGSGVRYDMLLAETKDANTKKSQQEYIRELITKHVSGRLKIAPEHTSDRVLNLMRKPSFDYFHQFKQIFDRINRENGTTQQLIPYFISSHPACKNEXMAELAAITKNXXFKLEQIQDFTPTPMTLATEIYYSGYNPYTLEPVFTAKTKEEKLSQRKFFFWYKKEYRQQIINDLRKINRPDLIKKLFG, from the coding sequence ATGAACGCATCAAAAACATATCAATTGACAGATTTTCTTCCCACCACAAAAAAAGAAGTAGAATTACGTGGTTGGGATGAACTGGATGTAATTCTTTTCAGCGGTGATGCGTATGTGGATCATCCTTCGTTTGGTTCAGCCGTGATTGGACGTGTGTTGGAAGCGGAAGGGTTACGAGTAGCAATTGTTCCTCAACCAAACTGGCAGGATGATTTACGTGATTTTAAGAAATTAGGAAAACCGCGCATGTTTTTTGCCGTAACTGCAGGAAATATGGACAGTATGGTAAATCATTACACCGCAAACAAACGCCTCCGTTCCGATGATGCTTATACGCCTGACGCACGCGCTCATGCACGCCCTGATTATGCCGTCGTTGTTTATTCCAATATCCTGAAAAAACTTTATCCTGACATGCCTATTGTAATTGGAGGAATCGAAGCGTCATTACGTCGTGTAACTCACTACGATTACTGGAGCGATAAACTGATGCCAAGCATTTTAGTAGATAGCAAAGCGGATTTTTTGGTATATGGAATGGGAGAGAAGTCGGTGCGTGAATTGATAAAACAATTACGTGAAGGGAAAACTCTTTCAGAAATCACCGATATTCCGCAAACTTCTTTTTTGTCAAATACAATTCCCGAAAATAAAGTTGAAACTATTGAACTTGTATCGCACGAAATTTGCCTGAAAGATAAGAAAAAATACACCTCTAATTTTCGTGTTGTAGAGGAAGAAAGTAATCGTATGAATGGTAAACGATTAATTCAGAGGGTAGGTGATAAATACATTATAATCAATCCAATGTATTCTCCTTGGTTGCAACAGGAATTGGATGAAACCTTTAAACTCCCTTTCACACGTTTACCACATCCGAAATACAAAGGAAAAACAATTCCAGCGTATGAAATGATTAAATTTTCGGTAAATTTACACAGAGGTTGTTTTGGTGGTTGCGCTTTTTGTACCATCTCGGCTCATCAAGGAAAATTTATCGTTTCGCGCAGCAAAGACTCCATACTCAATGAAGTGAAGGAAATTACCAAATTGCCCGATTTCAAAGGGAATTTGAGTGATTTGGGCGGTCCTTCCGCAAATATGTATCAAATGCAGGGAAAAGAATTAAGTATTTGTGAAAAATGCAAACGTCCTTCATGTATTCATCCCAAAGTTTGTCCGAATTTGGATATAAATCATTCGGCTTTGACCGATATTTATCGTTCTGTGGATAAACTTCCGAATATCAAACATTCTTTCATCGGAAGCGGAGTGCGTTATGATATGCTTTTGGCGGAAACAAAAGATGCAAACACAAAAAAAAGCCAGCAGGAATATATCCGTGAATTGATTACCAAACATGTTTCAGGACGGCTGAAAATTGCTCCGGAACACACCTCAGACCGTGTTTTGAATTTAATGCGCAAACCTTCTTTTGATTATTTTCATCAGTTTAAACAGATTTTCGATCGCATTAACAGAGAAAACGGAACCACTCAGCAATTAATTCCGTATTTTATTTCAAGTCATCCTGCCTGTAAAAATGAAGANATGGCNGAATTAGCCGCAATTACAAAAAACNTGNATTTCAAATTGGAACAAATTCAGGATTTTACACCCACACCAATGACTTTGGCAACTGAAATTTATTATTCAGGATATAATCCATATACGCTTGAACCGGTTTTTACAGCCAAAACCAAAGAAGAAAAACTTTCCCAACGCAAATTTTTCTTTTGGTATAAAAAAGAATACAGGCAGCAAATAATCAATGATTTACGCAAAATAAACCGTCCGGATTTAATAAAAAAATTATTTGGATAA